The window AATTGCATATTTTTAGTACATCGATTGGGATGAAGGTTATGCCAATTACTGTTTGAGTTAAGTTCACTTTGGCATAAAAACTGCATTCAaaagtgtaaaattaaataataaactaatcTTGAGTGATTAAAGTCATTTATCAAAATGGTATTGTAGatgaaaaaagtaattttaaccatttcaaCACTTCGATCCATCGAGTCTTCTCCATGAAAGTTGgctttaaaacaaatataatttatattagcAACGGGATCTCACGGTAAAATATCAGAACATACCTAGCTGCCAATACAGCAGTAATGGCTGCATCGTTTGCAGGAGATGGTCGTGGTTTTTGGCGATAATAACGTAGAAATTGTCTGGAACCAAGTGTTTTAGTCGATTGTCGTTCGCTGCTTCCTTGAACTAAGATGAGCTCTGCTCCACCACTACCAAATTGGACAGTGTTGTCTTGCGCACCTGATGGTACGAGCTGGTTGCCACTTCCATCGACATAACTATATGATAAACAccatagaaaatgaagaagaaactcaGTTAGAAACTGAGTTTATTTCAAGAtatgagaaatgaaaaattcaagaaacagAAGGATAAGCACCTGCTGCTGTAATCATAAAATTCCTCCAACTCTACTTCTTCATTCTCGTCTTCATCACCATAATGCACTTTGCAATGGCTTTTTGCTTCCATATGCTTCCTAACAGCTTCCAAGCTGCTAAAAGGAAGACAATTATCATTGCAGTACAGACACCTGAAATCCCTCATCACCTGGAAATGGAACATTGAAGTAAATCAACTTCTGATTTCATTGAGcacaaagttaaaaaaggGGGTATCTCATTTTAACACCTTCAGGCCGACATATGTAAGGAAGCCTTTTGGATccttcaaatattcaatatcAGGAATAAAGAATCCATGTTTCTTGTGCATGTGGACCATGCAGCTCTCAATGGTATCATGCTCTAGATCACACATGAAGCAGCATGATGGATCCAAGTCCACCTCAATGGCATCAGTATCATCATCCTCATTCTCATCCTCATTTCCATCAACCATGTCTTCATCGGGATCAACTTCTTCCCACTCATCCTCACTCTCTTCCTCCTCACTTTGTTGGGGTGCCTTGTTGGAAATTCGCTGGGGAAGGGGCTTAATTATTGGCTTTTCAACTTCTTGATCATGTGCTCCTTGCGAAGCTCGAATGATATGACTCCTAGATTTAAGGTGTTGGGCATGTGCCTGAGCACTCCTATAAGCTTTGCTACAAAGGCCACAAGAGTATAACATTGAGTTCTCTCTTGATTTGGCATTCTCTTGTGCAGCTGCAGCAGATTGTCTAGCTAAAAACAATGCCTCTGTAACTCCAGGAACATTAGCAACCTGATTTATTCACAATATAATTAGATAAATGATATAAGATGTATTTTCAAAGAGACACGTCCAAAACACTATACTAAAGCAAGGTCAATtgtgaataaaattattatccCACGGAATATGTTTGGCCTTATATGTATCTTCAACAAGATGAAATCTAGTGAACCTTAGAACAATGCTGCTTAACCACCACCAAGAGTCTCACGagaaatcaataaa of the Cucumis sativus cultivar 9930 chromosome 3, Cucumber_9930_V3, whole genome shotgun sequence genome contains:
- the LOC101219700 gene encoding cytoplasmic 60S subunit biogenesis factor REI1 homolog 1, which codes for MPGLTCNACNKEFLDVDEQKLHYKSEWHRYNLKRKVANVPGVTEALFLARQSAAAAQENAKSRENSMLYSCGLCSKAYRSAQAHAQHLKSRSHIIRASQGAHDQEVEKPIIKPLPQRISNKAPQQSEEEESEDEWEEVDPDEDMVDGNEDENEDDDTDAIEVDLDPSCCFMCDLEHDTIESCMVHMHKKHGFFIPDIEYLKDPKGFLTYVGLKVMRDFRCLYCNDNCLPFSSLEAVRKHMEAKSHCKVHYGDEDENEEVELEEFYDYSSSYVDGSGNQLVPSGAQDNTVQFGSGGAELILVQGSSERQSTKTLGSRQFLRYYRQKPRPSPANDAAITAVLAARYRSMGLATVQSREKMIRMKVMKEMNRTGLEAMRTKIGLKNNVIRNLPKNVPH